A part of Cotesia glomerata isolate CgM1 linkage group LG4, MPM_Cglom_v2.3, whole genome shotgun sequence genomic DNA contains:
- the LOC123263436 gene encoding WD repeat-containing protein 7 isoform X5: MTEEGSLVVPIVLWGKVPPTHCISCMYLSRDQKTLVTGCYDGHVCLWQVDPETLKMTPRSLMVGHTGAVMCLSRASDVLELDYIVSCSENGEMCTWDLVNGNCRENVKIAYIHTQMFAYVSTGSDKVSLFCSGYYPEVLVMDPFSLEILYTLSSRVNPDWISALQVLRPAKRKGRFLVHTNDVVLAITTTGTVKVWSLFGKEQQTKEPIYENESKQIKCMNALAMTCCAYNHRTVLLVSSGSWQVYDAADFSLLCSVNAPQKERWVAGDFLSTDQVLIWTDEGHGYIYKLPSNVAENHDFHTSSIESDQPYSFCTLSYPGEKPLSCPPTMKLVTATRQNKPVKYLIRGDSEGVIMIWTVPEMTTQQIVDINKNDSVPIMPPSIITSLSAAWEAMKPPPVGILDQMDTGESIKLTACIYLPQQSRLVVGREDGSIIIVPATQTVMLQLLHGNHQHFDDWPPHQVLMGHSGRVNCLLYPHSHSPRYDRTHLVSGSVDFAVCLWDLYTGNMIHRFCVHAGEITQLTITPDNASPRIQKCICSVASDHSVTLLSLAERKCVVLASRHLFPVTTIKWRPLDDFMIVGCSDGAVYVWQMETGHLDRVLHGIIAEEVLFACSDNTIITGDATAGGELGLANPAVHFFRGLRHRNLSAIRHATQRGLHQLQQLHGGHGDHHDSQLKTKDYPLNIEGFRGNPKDPEGHILFFNVEALIVQLLSDEYGSMSPGSLEAQGLISASEYQKVAALTQSASPDAHKKIADFFGRVKDKAGDVEKLLKEKDRHGILAKMKEGAENVHTKLQAKAESVGLKPLNLDGKGEGWNNGDSRNTLKRNGNFNEPNATMEIAQLLLSLLHAWGMDPDLDRVCESKLGLLRPMVPVSFGVICKSSYMTLLLPTWHQQLDLKIEPTQLEQRLPIELVRQDRLTKAFTARAHWELSTTLTSNHLLTVVALANTLMSMNNATFVPEQERNRKMHRPGNRAGVNWNKAEEENEEMYTVQQAQIKQGWSLLATLHCVLLPDKVAALGGVKTFKRPLVEMMACRWQDQCLELREAAQALLLAELGRLGPKGRKSLVDYWAQYLPKDPPKESAPQQQNHSNSPSSSSPVPNSDSKKSDSESNHEGNHADEICNSRRPNEAEIRTKEHTAIVLLGVIGAEFGQNVSTTGNQRRDGERRKSSVVEGFGIGNNNLARLTSMSLMRLLLDPRQFNQQTHSSLRRAAIDLIGRGFTVWEPYLDISKVLLGLLEMCCDADKLVPSMTYGLPLTPQADTCRTARHALTLIATARPAAFITTMAREVARFNAIQQNSQTLNVNVNSNILARAKPEILRIVEQLIDKMQSEMSDLLVEVMDIILHCLDPGHLKTKPLNEVFPAVCRFNQVSHCSASRRIAVGGRVGQLALYELRGTVKCQTVSAHQASVTALAFSPEGKFLVSYSCTENKLCFWQQTSSGMFGLGNSQTRCVKSYSTAPMNDVMRLNPMRLARLIWINNRTVTLMLADGSETRFNV; the protein is encoded by the exons ATGACGGAAGAAGGAAGCTTAGTGGTTCCAATAGTGCTTTGGGGTAAAGTGCCACCCACCCACTGCATATCATGCATGTACTTGTCTCGTGATCAGAAGACCTTGGTCACGGGATGCTACGATGGTCACGTTTGTTTATGGCAGGTTGATCCTGAAACActcaag ATGACACCCAGAAGTCTGATGGTCGGACACACAGGTGCGGTGATGTGTCTCAGTCGGGCCAGTGATGTTTTGGAGTTGGATTACATCGTCAGCTGCAGCGAAAACGGGGAAATGTGTACCTGGGATCTGGTTAATGGAAATTGCAGAGAAAATGTCAAAATTGCTTACATTCACACTCAGATGTTTGCTTATGTTTCTACAGGCAGTGATAAAGTTTCATTGTTTTGTTCtgg GTATTATCCAGAAGTGTTAGTAATGGACCCATTCAGTTTGGAAATATTATATACGTTAAGTTCACGTGTAAATCCAGACTGGATTAGCGCATTACAAGTACTGAGGCCGGCCAAACGGAAAGGTCGGTTCTTAGTACACACAA atgacgTGGTACTTGCTATCACGACAACGGGTACTGTCAAGGTGTGGTCGCTGTTTGGCAAGGAGCAACAAACCAAGGAACCGATTTATGAAAATGAGAGCAAACAGATTAAGTGTATGAATGCGCTTGCGATGACCTGCTGTGCTTACAATCATCGCACTGTTTTGCTCGTTAGTTCTGGTAGTTGGCAG gTCTACGATGCTGCTGATTTTTCATTACTTTGTTCTGTAAATGCACCTCAAAAAGAGCGTTGGGTTGCTGGAGATTTTCTATCGACGGATCAAGTACTAATTTGGACTGATGAAGGTCATggttacatttataaattaccaTCAAA CGTTGCGGAGAATCATGACTTTCATACATCTTCAATCGAGAGCGATCAACCCTACAGTTTTTGTACTCTGTCTTATCCGGGCGaaaag ccTTTGTCATGTCCACCGACGATGAAATTAGTGACAGCAACGCGCCAAAACAAGccagtaaaatatttaattcgcGGAGACAGCGAAGGCGTGATAATGATTTGGACCGTACCAGAGATGACAACCCAGCAGATTGTCGACATCAACAAAAACGATTCAGTACCAATAATGCCGCCGTCAATAATCACCAGCTTATCAGCCGCCTGGGAGGCTATGAAACCACCACCAGTAGGAATCCTCGACCAAATGGACACCGGAGAGTCGATAAAACTGACAGCTTGTATATATTTACCCCAACAAAGTCGGCTGGTTGTTGGTCGCGAAGATGGTAGCATAATAATTGTCCCAGCTACGCAAACAGTAATGCTGCAATTGCTGCATGGAAATCACCAGCATTTCGACGACTGGCCACCTCATCAAGTTCTCATGGGACACTCTGGACGTGTTAATTGTCTCTTGTATCCTCACAGCCATTCTCCTCGATACGACCGTACGCATTTAGTTTCTGGGTCTGTTGACTTCGCGGTTTGCTTATGGGATCTTTATACTGGAAATATGATCCACCGATTCTGCGTCCACGCCGGTGAAATCACGCAATTGACAATTACTCCTGATAATGCTAGT ccgCGAATACAAAAATGTATATGCAGCGTAGCTTCAGACCACAGCGTGACTCTTCTATCTTTGGCTGAAAGAAAGTGCGTGGTACTTGCCTCGCGTCATTTATTCCCAGTTACTACGATAAAGTGGCGACCATTGGACGACTTTATGATAGTCGGGTGCTCTGATGGTGCTGTTTATGTATGGCAAATGGAAACTGGACATCTCGATCGTGTTTTGCATGGAATTATTGCTGAGGAAGTTTTGTTTGCTTGTAGTGATAATACTATTATTACTGGCGATGCTACTGCTGGTGGAGAACTTGGTCTCGCTAATCCTGCTGTTCATTTCtttag GGGACTAAGACACCGTAACTTGTCAGCTATCCGACATGCAACTCAACGAGGATTGCACCAACTGCAACAGCTCCATGGTGGACATGGTGATCACCATGACAGTCAACTGAAAACTAAAGATTATCCACTAAATATCGAGGGATTCCGAGGGAACCCCAAGGACCCCGAAGGCCATATTTTGTTCTTCAACGTCGAAGCGCTTATAG TACAATTATTGAGCGACGAGTATGGCTCGATGTCTCCTGGATCATTAGAGGCACAGGGCTTAATTTCAGCCTCCGAGTACCAAAAAGTTGCGGCCCTCACTCAATCCGCGAGTCCTGACgctcataaaaaaatagcag attttttcggcCGTGTCAAGGACAAGGCCGGTGACGTCGAAAAACTTTTAAAGGAAAAAGATCGCCATG gaATTTTGGCTAAAATGAAGGAAGGAGCCGAGAATGTACACACTAAATTACAAGCTAAGGCTGAGAGTGTTGGCCTCAAGCCGTTAAATCTTGACGGCAAAG GAGAAGGATGGAACAATGGGGACTCGAGAAATACCTTAAAACGGAATGGCAATTTCAATGAGCCTAATGCGACGATGGAAATAGCGCAATTACTACTGAGTCTTCTTCATGCCTGGGGAATGGATCCAGATCTGGATCGAGTTTGTGAAAGTAAATTAGGATTATTACGACCTATGGTACCTGTTTCTTTTGGTGTTATATGTAAATcaa GCTACATGACTTTGCTATTACCAACATGGCACCAACAACTAGACCTAAAAATCGAGCCTACACAATTAGAACAACGTCTACCAATCGAATTAGTCCGCCAAGACCGCCTAACAAAAGCATTTACCGCCCGCGCGCACTGGGAACTATCAACCACACTAACATCAAACCACCTCCTAACAGTAGTCGCCTTAGCGAACACCCTGATGTCTATGAACAACGCGACATTCGTACCAGAACAGGAGCGAAACCGCAAAATGCACCGTCCAGGGAACCGCGCGGGAGTTAACTGGAACAAAGCCGAGGAAGAAAACGAAGAAATGTACACAGTCCAACAGGCCCAAATAAAACAAGGCTGGTCCCTATTAGCAACCCTTCACTGCGTCCTTTTACCCGACAAAGTAGCAGCCCTAGGAGGAGTCAAGACCTTCAAGCGTCCTTTGGTAGAAATGATGGCCTGTCGGTGGCAGGACCAGTGCCTGGAACTCCGAGAAGCTGCCCAGGCGCTTCTTCTAGCCGAGCTGGGCAGATTGGGTCCCAAAGGGAGAAAATCTCTGGTGGATTACTGGGCACAGTATCTTCCCAAGGACCCTCCCAAAGAATCTGCTCCCCAGCAGCAGAACCACAGTAACAGTCCTTCATCTTCCAGTCCCGTGCCTAACTCCGACAGCAAAAAGAGCGACTCCGAGTCTAATCACGAGGGCAATCACGCAGATGAAATTTGCAACTCGCGTAGACCGAATGAAGCCGAGATCAGGACCAAGGAGCACACTGCGATAGTATTATTAGGAGTAATTGGCGCTGAGTTTGGTCAGAATGTCTCGACGACGGGGAACCAACGTCGTGATGGTGAAAGAAGAAAGAGTTCTGTTGTTGAAGGCTTTGGAATTGGAAATAACAATTTAGCGAGATTGACCAGCATGTCGTTGATGCGTTTGCTGTTGGATCCTCGTCAGTTTAACCAGCAAACTCACTCGTCCCTTCGTCGAGCTGCTATTGATTTAATCGGCCGTGGGTTCACTGTTTGGGAACCTTATCTTGATATCTCCAAGGTGCTTCTAGGTCTGCTGGAGATGTGCTGCGATGCTGATAAATTGGTGCCCAGTATGACCTACGGACTGCCTTTGACTCCTCAAGCTGACACTTGTCGCACAGCGAGGCATGCTTTGACTCTTATTGCCACTGCTCGGCCTGCTGCATTCATCACGACGATGGCTCGAGAAGTCGCGAGGTTCAATGCGATCCAACAGAATTCCCAGACGCTTAATGTCAATGTTAATTCTAATATCCTGGCTAGGGCCAAGCCGGAGATTCTGAGGATTGTTGAGCAGCTGATTGATAAAATGCAGAGCGAGATGAGCGACTTGTTGGTTGAAGTGATGGATATTATTCTGCACTGTCTTGACCCAGGTCACTTGAAGACCAAACCACTTAACGAAGTTTTCCCGGCTGTTTGCAGATTTAATCag GTCAGTCACTGCTCAGCTTCACGTCGAATAGCGGTCGGCGGTCGCGTAGGTCAATTAGCGCTCTATGAATTAAGGGGTACCGTTAAATGTCAAACGGTGTCTGCTCATCAAGCTTCTGTCACGGCGTTGGCGTTCTCACCCGAgggaaaatttttagtcagtTATTCTTGCacggaaaataaattatgctTCTGGCAG cAAACAAGTAGCGGAATGTTCGGATTAGGTAATTCTCAAACCCGCTGCGTCAAATCATACAGTACAGCACCAATGAATGATGTCATGAGATTAAATCCAATGCGGCTGGCCCGTTTGATTTGGATTAACAACCGTACTGTTACATTGATGCTCGCGGATGGTTCAGAAACACgctttaatgtttaa
- the LOC123263436 gene encoding WD repeat-containing protein 7 isoform X1 — protein sequence MTEEGSLVVPIVLWGKVPPTHCISCMYLSRDQKTLVTGCYDGHVCLWQVDPETLKMTPRSLMVGHTGAVMCLSRASDVLELDYIVSCSENGEMCTWDLVNGNCRENVKIAYIHTQMFAYVSTGSDKVSLFCSGYYPEVLVMDPFSLEILYTLSSRVNPDWISALQVLRPAKRKGRFLVHTNDVVLAITTTGTVKVWSLFGKEQQTKEPIYENESKQIKCMNALAMTCCAYNHRTVLLVSSGSWQVYDAADFSLLCSVNAPQKERWVAGDFLSTDQVLIWTDEGHGYIYKLPSNKLKGKALSSSVAENHDFHTSSIESDQPYSFCTLSYPGEKPLSCPPTMKLVTATRQNKPVKYLIRGDSEGVIMIWTVPEMTTQQIVDINKNDSVPIMPPSIITSLSAAWEAMKPPPVGILDQMDTGESIKLTACIYLPQQSRLVVGREDGSIIIVPATQTVMLQLLHGNHQHFDDWPPHQVLMGHSGRVNCLLYPHSHSPRYDRTHLVSGSVDFAVCLWDLYTGNMIHRFCVHAGEITQLTITPDNASPRIQKCICSVASDHSVTLLSLAERKCVVLASRHLFPVTTIKWRPLDDFMIVGCSDGAVYVWQMETGHLDRVLHGIIAEEVLFACSDNTIITGDATAGGELGLANPAVHFFRGLRHRNLSAIRHATQRGLHQLQQLHGGHGDHHDSQLKTKDYPLNIEGFRGNPKDPEGHILFFNVEALIVQLLSDEYGSMSPGSLEAQGLISASEYQKVAALTQSASPDAHKKIADFFGRVKDKAGDVEKLLKEKDRHGILAKMKEGAENVHTKLQAKAESVGLKPLNLDGKGEGWNNGDSRNTLKRNGNFNEPNATMEIAQLLLSLLHAWGMDPDLDRVCESKLGLLRPMVPVSFGVICKSSYMTLLLPTWHQQLDLKIEPTQLEQRLPIELVRQDRLTKAFTARAHWELSTTLTSNHLLTVVALANTLMSMNNATFVPEQERNRKMHRPGNRAGVNWNKAEEENEEMYTVQQAQIKQGWSLLATLHCVLLPDKVAALGGVKTFKRPLVEMMACRWQDQCLELREAAQALLLAELGRLGPKGRKSLVDYWAQYLPKDPPKESAPQQQNHSNSPSSSSPVPNSDSKKSDSESNHEGNHADEICNSRRPNEAEIRTKEHTAIVLLGVIGAEFGQNVSTTGNQRRDGERRKSSVVEGFGIGNNNLARLTSMSLMRLLLDPRQFNQQTHSSLRRAAIDLIGRGFTVWEPYLDISKVLLGLLEMCCDADKLVPSMTYGLPLTPQADTCRTARHALTLIATARPAAFITTMAREVARFNAIQQNSQTLNVNVNSNILARAKPEILRIVEQLIDKMQSEMSDLLVEVMDIILHCLDPGHLKTKPLNEVFPAVCRFNQVSHCSASRRIAVGGRVGQLALYELRGTVKCQTVSAHQASVTALAFSPEGKFLVSYSCTENKLCFWQQTSSGMFGLGNSQTRCVKSYSTAPMNDVMRLNPMRLARLIWINNRTVTLMLADGSETRFNV from the exons ATGACGGAAGAAGGAAGCTTAGTGGTTCCAATAGTGCTTTGGGGTAAAGTGCCACCCACCCACTGCATATCATGCATGTACTTGTCTCGTGATCAGAAGACCTTGGTCACGGGATGCTACGATGGTCACGTTTGTTTATGGCAGGTTGATCCTGAAACActcaag ATGACACCCAGAAGTCTGATGGTCGGACACACAGGTGCGGTGATGTGTCTCAGTCGGGCCAGTGATGTTTTGGAGTTGGATTACATCGTCAGCTGCAGCGAAAACGGGGAAATGTGTACCTGGGATCTGGTTAATGGAAATTGCAGAGAAAATGTCAAAATTGCTTACATTCACACTCAGATGTTTGCTTATGTTTCTACAGGCAGTGATAAAGTTTCATTGTTTTGTTCtgg GTATTATCCAGAAGTGTTAGTAATGGACCCATTCAGTTTGGAAATATTATATACGTTAAGTTCACGTGTAAATCCAGACTGGATTAGCGCATTACAAGTACTGAGGCCGGCCAAACGGAAAGGTCGGTTCTTAGTACACACAA atgacgTGGTACTTGCTATCACGACAACGGGTACTGTCAAGGTGTGGTCGCTGTTTGGCAAGGAGCAACAAACCAAGGAACCGATTTATGAAAATGAGAGCAAACAGATTAAGTGTATGAATGCGCTTGCGATGACCTGCTGTGCTTACAATCATCGCACTGTTTTGCTCGTTAGTTCTGGTAGTTGGCAG gTCTACGATGCTGCTGATTTTTCATTACTTTGTTCTGTAAATGCACCTCAAAAAGAGCGTTGGGTTGCTGGAGATTTTCTATCGACGGATCAAGTACTAATTTGGACTGATGAAGGTCATggttacatttataaattaccaTCAAA CAAGCTGAAGGGCAAGGCTCTCAGCAG CAGCGTTGCGGAGAATCATGACTTTCATACATCTTCAATCGAGAGCGATCAACCCTACAGTTTTTGTACTCTGTCTTATCCGGGCGaaaag ccTTTGTCATGTCCACCGACGATGAAATTAGTGACAGCAACGCGCCAAAACAAGccagtaaaatatttaattcgcGGAGACAGCGAAGGCGTGATAATGATTTGGACCGTACCAGAGATGACAACCCAGCAGATTGTCGACATCAACAAAAACGATTCAGTACCAATAATGCCGCCGTCAATAATCACCAGCTTATCAGCCGCCTGGGAGGCTATGAAACCACCACCAGTAGGAATCCTCGACCAAATGGACACCGGAGAGTCGATAAAACTGACAGCTTGTATATATTTACCCCAACAAAGTCGGCTGGTTGTTGGTCGCGAAGATGGTAGCATAATAATTGTCCCAGCTACGCAAACAGTAATGCTGCAATTGCTGCATGGAAATCACCAGCATTTCGACGACTGGCCACCTCATCAAGTTCTCATGGGACACTCTGGACGTGTTAATTGTCTCTTGTATCCTCACAGCCATTCTCCTCGATACGACCGTACGCATTTAGTTTCTGGGTCTGTTGACTTCGCGGTTTGCTTATGGGATCTTTATACTGGAAATATGATCCACCGATTCTGCGTCCACGCCGGTGAAATCACGCAATTGACAATTACTCCTGATAATGCTAGT ccgCGAATACAAAAATGTATATGCAGCGTAGCTTCAGACCACAGCGTGACTCTTCTATCTTTGGCTGAAAGAAAGTGCGTGGTACTTGCCTCGCGTCATTTATTCCCAGTTACTACGATAAAGTGGCGACCATTGGACGACTTTATGATAGTCGGGTGCTCTGATGGTGCTGTTTATGTATGGCAAATGGAAACTGGACATCTCGATCGTGTTTTGCATGGAATTATTGCTGAGGAAGTTTTGTTTGCTTGTAGTGATAATACTATTATTACTGGCGATGCTACTGCTGGTGGAGAACTTGGTCTCGCTAATCCTGCTGTTCATTTCtttag GGGACTAAGACACCGTAACTTGTCAGCTATCCGACATGCAACTCAACGAGGATTGCACCAACTGCAACAGCTCCATGGTGGACATGGTGATCACCATGACAGTCAACTGAAAACTAAAGATTATCCACTAAATATCGAGGGATTCCGAGGGAACCCCAAGGACCCCGAAGGCCATATTTTGTTCTTCAACGTCGAAGCGCTTATAG TACAATTATTGAGCGACGAGTATGGCTCGATGTCTCCTGGATCATTAGAGGCACAGGGCTTAATTTCAGCCTCCGAGTACCAAAAAGTTGCGGCCCTCACTCAATCCGCGAGTCCTGACgctcataaaaaaatagcag attttttcggcCGTGTCAAGGACAAGGCCGGTGACGTCGAAAAACTTTTAAAGGAAAAAGATCGCCATG gaATTTTGGCTAAAATGAAGGAAGGAGCCGAGAATGTACACACTAAATTACAAGCTAAGGCTGAGAGTGTTGGCCTCAAGCCGTTAAATCTTGACGGCAAAG GAGAAGGATGGAACAATGGGGACTCGAGAAATACCTTAAAACGGAATGGCAATTTCAATGAGCCTAATGCGACGATGGAAATAGCGCAATTACTACTGAGTCTTCTTCATGCCTGGGGAATGGATCCAGATCTGGATCGAGTTTGTGAAAGTAAATTAGGATTATTACGACCTATGGTACCTGTTTCTTTTGGTGTTATATGTAAATcaa GCTACATGACTTTGCTATTACCAACATGGCACCAACAACTAGACCTAAAAATCGAGCCTACACAATTAGAACAACGTCTACCAATCGAATTAGTCCGCCAAGACCGCCTAACAAAAGCATTTACCGCCCGCGCGCACTGGGAACTATCAACCACACTAACATCAAACCACCTCCTAACAGTAGTCGCCTTAGCGAACACCCTGATGTCTATGAACAACGCGACATTCGTACCAGAACAGGAGCGAAACCGCAAAATGCACCGTCCAGGGAACCGCGCGGGAGTTAACTGGAACAAAGCCGAGGAAGAAAACGAAGAAATGTACACAGTCCAACAGGCCCAAATAAAACAAGGCTGGTCCCTATTAGCAACCCTTCACTGCGTCCTTTTACCCGACAAAGTAGCAGCCCTAGGAGGAGTCAAGACCTTCAAGCGTCCTTTGGTAGAAATGATGGCCTGTCGGTGGCAGGACCAGTGCCTGGAACTCCGAGAAGCTGCCCAGGCGCTTCTTCTAGCCGAGCTGGGCAGATTGGGTCCCAAAGGGAGAAAATCTCTGGTGGATTACTGGGCACAGTATCTTCCCAAGGACCCTCCCAAAGAATCTGCTCCCCAGCAGCAGAACCACAGTAACAGTCCTTCATCTTCCAGTCCCGTGCCTAACTCCGACAGCAAAAAGAGCGACTCCGAGTCTAATCACGAGGGCAATCACGCAGATGAAATTTGCAACTCGCGTAGACCGAATGAAGCCGAGATCAGGACCAAGGAGCACACTGCGATAGTATTATTAGGAGTAATTGGCGCTGAGTTTGGTCAGAATGTCTCGACGACGGGGAACCAACGTCGTGATGGTGAAAGAAGAAAGAGTTCTGTTGTTGAAGGCTTTGGAATTGGAAATAACAATTTAGCGAGATTGACCAGCATGTCGTTGATGCGTTTGCTGTTGGATCCTCGTCAGTTTAACCAGCAAACTCACTCGTCCCTTCGTCGAGCTGCTATTGATTTAATCGGCCGTGGGTTCACTGTTTGGGAACCTTATCTTGATATCTCCAAGGTGCTTCTAGGTCTGCTGGAGATGTGCTGCGATGCTGATAAATTGGTGCCCAGTATGACCTACGGACTGCCTTTGACTCCTCAAGCTGACACTTGTCGCACAGCGAGGCATGCTTTGACTCTTATTGCCACTGCTCGGCCTGCTGCATTCATCACGACGATGGCTCGAGAAGTCGCGAGGTTCAATGCGATCCAACAGAATTCCCAGACGCTTAATGTCAATGTTAATTCTAATATCCTGGCTAGGGCCAAGCCGGAGATTCTGAGGATTGTTGAGCAGCTGATTGATAAAATGCAGAGCGAGATGAGCGACTTGTTGGTTGAAGTGATGGATATTATTCTGCACTGTCTTGACCCAGGTCACTTGAAGACCAAACCACTTAACGAAGTTTTCCCGGCTGTTTGCAGATTTAATCag GTCAGTCACTGCTCAGCTTCACGTCGAATAGCGGTCGGCGGTCGCGTAGGTCAATTAGCGCTCTATGAATTAAGGGGTACCGTTAAATGTCAAACGGTGTCTGCTCATCAAGCTTCTGTCACGGCGTTGGCGTTCTCACCCGAgggaaaatttttagtcagtTATTCTTGCacggaaaataaattatgctTCTGGCAG cAAACAAGTAGCGGAATGTTCGGATTAGGTAATTCTCAAACCCGCTGCGTCAAATCATACAGTACAGCACCAATGAATGATGTCATGAGATTAAATCCAATGCGGCTGGCCCGTTTGATTTGGATTAACAACCGTACTGTTACATTGATGCTCGCGGATGGTTCAGAAACACgctttaatgtttaa